A single Nicotiana tabacum cultivar K326 chromosome 5, ASM71507v2, whole genome shotgun sequence DNA region contains:
- the LOC107802971 gene encoding F-box/LRR-repeat protein 3, producing the protein MIPKVSILGKMKKQKPNSESNFNNHFDLLSEEIVFSILDYLNDNPIDKKSFSLVCKSFYAIESHHRKTLKPLRSEHLTKILSRYPQVNHLDLSLCPRITDSSLTLIASFCREMLRSINLSRSKFFTHVGLSNLVLNCGNLVEIDLSNATELKDVGAAALAEAKNLEKLWLVRCKSITDIGLGCIAVGCRKLRLLSLRWCLGVGDLGVGLIAVKCKEIRCLDLSYLPITNECLSSISKLQYLEDLVLEGCYGIDDDSLASLKQGCKSLKALDMSSCQNVSHVGLSSLTSSAECLQRLILAYGSPVTSAVADSLQKLSRLRSVKLDGCQVTCSGLQAIGNWCVSLRELSLSKCLGVTDEGLCSLVTKHKDLRKLDITCCRKITHVSISHITNSCASLTSLRMESCTLVPREAFVLIGQRCQYLEELDLTDNEVDDEGLKSISKCARLSSLKLGICLNITDQGVTHIGMCCSNLKELDLYRSAGISDLGMLAVARGCVGLEMINIAYCNRITDGSFVSLSKCSKLNTLESRSCPFVTSFGLAAVAVGCKQLTKLDIKNCRNIDDAGMIPLAHFSLNLKQINLSYTSVTDVGLLSLASISSLQNITILHLKGLSPGGLGAALLACGGLTKVKLQTSFKPLLPQPLLQHLEARGCVFQWREKPFQAEVDPICWKIQLDNLDED; encoded by the exons ATGATCCCTAAAGTTTCAATCTTGGGAAAAATGAAGAAGCAAAAACCAAATTCAGAATCGAATTTCAACAACCACTTTGATCTTCTTTCTGAAGAAATTGTCTTTTCAATTCTTGATTATCTTAATGACAACCCAATTGACAAAAAATCATTTTCTCTTGTTTGCAAGTCTTTTTATGCTATTGAATCTCACCATAGGAAAACCTTGAAACCCCTTAGGTCAGAACACTTAACAAAGATTCTTAGCAGATACCCACAAGTTAACCATCTTGATCTTTCCCTTTGTCCTAGAATAACAGACAGTTCACTTACACTTATAGCTAGTTTTTGTAGGGAAATGTTGAGGTCAATTAATCTTTCAAGGTCTAAGTTTTTTACCCATGTGGGGTTGTCTAATTTGGTGTTGAACTGTGGGaatttggttgaaattgatttgtcAAATGCAACAGAGTTGAAGGATGTGGGTGCTGCTGCATTAGCTGAGGCAAAGAACTTGGAGAAGTTGTGGTTGGTGAGGTGTAAGTCTATAACAGATATTGGACTTGGTTGTATTGCTGTAGGCTGCAGGAAGCTGAGGTTGCTTAGCCTGAGATGGTGTTTGGGTGTTGGTGATTTAGGTGTGGGTTTAATTGCTGTTAAGTGTAAGGAGATTCGTTGTTTGGATCTTTCTTACCTGCCG ATCACTAATGAATGCTTATCGTCAATCTCGAAACTGCAATATCTTGAAGATTTGGTTCTAGAAGGTTGCTATGGGATTGATGATGACAGCCTTGCATCCCTCAAGCAAGGCTGCAAGTCACTAAAG GCACTTGATATGTCAAGCTGTCAGAATGTTAGTCACGTGGGTTTGTCATCTCTCACTAGCAGTGCCGAATGTCTGCAGCGACTTATCTTAGCATATGGTTCTCCT GTAACATCAGCTGTCGCGGATAGCTTGCAGAAGCTTTCCAGGTTGCGGTCCGTCAAACTAGATGGTTGCCAAGTTACATGCTCTGGACTGCAAGCTATTGGAAATTGGTGTGTTTCACTAAGGGAACTGAGCTTAAGTAAATGCTTGGGGGTGACGGATGAAGGTCTCTGCTCCCTCGTAACAAAGCACAAAGACTTAAGGAAGCTTGACATTACTTGTTGCCGCAAGATAACTCACGTATCCATTTCCCATATAACAAATTCCTGTGCCTCCCTTACTTCTCTCAGGATGGAGTCTTGTACTCTAGTCCCGAGAGAAGCTTTTGTTCTAATTGGACAGCGTTGCCAGTACCTTGAAGAGCTTGACCTTACGGACAACGAAGTTGACGATGAAG GCTTGAAGTCCATTTCCAAGTGTGCCCGTCTTTCCAGCCTAAAGCTGGGGATCTGCCTGAATATAACTGATCAGGGAGTTACTCACATTGGCATGTGCTGCTCAAATCTTAAGGAGCTTGATTTATACAG ATCAGCTGGAATATCCGACTTGGGAATGTTAGCAGTTGCTCGCGGTTGTGTTGGCCTTGAAATGATCAATATTGCCTATTGCAATCGTATTACTGATGGCTCGTTCGTATCTTTATCCAAGTGTTCAAAGTTGAATACACTCGAAAGTAGAAGTTGTCCTTTTGTCACATCTTTTGGTCTTGCCGCTGTTGCTGTGGGATGTAAGCAACTTACCAAGCTAGACATCAAAAACTGCCGCAacattgatgatgctggaatgaTTCCACTTGCTCACTTCTCGCTTAACCTCAAACAG ATAAATCTATCGTACACTTCAGTGACGGACGTAGGGCTGTTGTCTCTTGCCAGCATCAGCAGTCTGCAGAACATTACAATCCTACACCTGAAAGGTTTGTCTCCCGGTGGACTAGGAGCTGCACTTTTGGCTTGCGGCGGACTTACTAAAGTTAAACTGCAGACATCATTTAAACCTTTGCTACCACAACCTCTTCTTCAACATTTAGAAGCCCGAGGTTGTGTGTTCCAATGGAGAGAGAAACCATTTCAG GCTGAAGTAGATCCAATATGCTGGAAAATTCAGCTGGATAATTTAGATGAAGATTAA
- the LOC107798168 gene encoding CASP-like protein 4B1 produces MADENVHKVIDGLPAPATPPAAGDGESQAPGIGAGVSNIVRRWKREDLVKRGSLVLHGFGLVFSLIAFIVMASNTHGDWKDFDRYEEYRYVLAIAILSTLYTGLQVLRQIHELSTGKESFSRQKLALLSFISDQVVAYLLLSAASSAVPLTNRMRENSDNIFTDSSVAAISMEFLAFFALAVSALISGYKLSNKSYI; encoded by the exons ATGGCGGATGAAAACGTTCATAAGGTGATAGATGGTTTGCCAGCACCTGCTACACCTCCGGCAGCCGGAGATGGAGAGAGCCAAGCACCGGGAATCGGCGCCGGAGTGTCCAACATCGTCAGAAGGTGGAAAAGAGAAGATTTGGTGAAGAGGGGTTCTTTAGTTTTGCATGGTTTTGGCTTGGTTTTTTCATTGATTGCTTTCATTGTCATGGCTAGCAATACTcatggtgattggaaagattttGATCGATATGAAGAATACAG GTATGTGTTGGCTATTGCAATTCTGTCCACATTATATACAGGATTGCAAGTTCTGAGACAAattcatgaactttcaactggcAAGGAATCATTTTCACGGCAGAAATTAGCTTTGCTAAGCTTCATTAGTGATCAG GTAGTAGCATACTTGTTATTATCAGCTGCATCATCTGCTGTGCCATTGACAAATAGGATGAGAGAAAATAGTGACAACATATTCACAGATTCTTCAGTAGCAGCAATTAGTATGGAGTTCTTGGCATTCTTTGCTTTGGCAGTGTCAGCTCTGATTTCTGGATATAAGCTCTCAAATAAATCCTACATCTGA